A section of the Methanosarcina mazei S-6 genome encodes:
- a CDS encoding class I SAM-dependent methyltransferase — MSQNSESGNYRKYTSRNPLMGIVVSGFMKNLSETMVPLEEVESIIDIGCGEGFIINCLNRKDITGVDVSKKALNIAKQKNPGCNFCTGSIYDLSFKKNSFDLVIATEVLEHLENPERALREIKRISKKYCIFSVPNEPYFRTMNFLRGKNLTRLGNDIEHLQNWSTKEFVKLVGRHFNVVEVKRPFPWTMVLCEK, encoded by the coding sequence ATGAGCCAGAATTCAGAGAGTGGAAATTACAGGAAGTATACTTCCAGAAACCCGCTCATGGGGATAGTTGTATCCGGGTTTATGAAAAATTTGAGCGAAACTATGGTTCCACTGGAAGAAGTGGAAAGTATTATCGATATAGGCTGCGGGGAAGGGTTCATCATCAACTGTCTTAACAGGAAAGATATTACAGGCGTGGATGTCTCAAAGAAAGCGTTAAATATCGCAAAACAAAAGAATCCGGGCTGTAATTTCTGCACGGGAAGCATATATGACCTGTCATTTAAAAAGAACAGTTTTGACCTCGTAATTGCAACAGAAGTGCTGGAACATCTTGAAAACCCGGAAAGAGCTCTCCGGGAAATAAAGAGAATATCTAAAAAATACTGCATATTCAGTGTGCCCAATGAGCCATATTTTCGCACAATGAACTTCTTAAGAGGTAAGAACCTTACACGCTTAGGGAATGACATTGAACATTTACAGAACTGGAGCACAAAAGAGTTTGTAAAGTTAGTGGGAAGGCATTTTAATGTGGTAGAAGTAAAGAGACCTTTTCCGTGGACAATGGTATTGTGCGAAAAATAA
- a CDS encoding glycosyltransferase family 4 protein codes for MKILHLTKKYHPMIGGDAYAVYNLKKYQMETGCAVYVLTSNCDEITQNEKVFKYGLKDTSANLDKITPQRLISLFLLFFESFRMLGELKPDIIHSHSADLGFFISFAAKFYNIPVVNTCHGISFDDKRYFFLKRQAEKFFIKHSGFKKVIAVDKNGLEILKKAEIKNGIYIPNGVDIHRFENITREKNCGKIRFLFVGRLEKQKGLEYLLKATEYLRSKNDFEIIIAGNGREAKKLKESAKEYGIQDIVKFTGKLSEQELFEHYLKCDIFVLPSLWEGLPLTLLEAASAELPIIATKVGGIPSVFSHGKNAILVKSGESMELAREMRRLIEDKKLREVLGSNARNLVEEYSWENSVKKLDSVYSLRVS; via the coding sequence ATGAAAATTCTGCACCTTACAAAGAAGTATCATCCCATGATAGGAGGAGATGCTTATGCCGTATACAATCTAAAAAAGTACCAGATGGAGACTGGCTGTGCAGTTTACGTTTTAACCTCTAATTGCGATGAAATAACTCAAAATGAAAAAGTCTTCAAGTATGGCTTAAAAGATACCTCAGCAAATCTGGACAAAATTACCCCTCAAAGGCTAATATCTCTTTTTTTATTATTTTTTGAGAGCTTCAGGATGCTTGGAGAACTGAAACCCGACATTATCCACTCTCACTCCGCAGACCTTGGATTTTTCATATCCTTTGCAGCAAAATTCTATAATATTCCTGTCGTCAATACCTGCCATGGAATCAGCTTTGATGATAAACGATATTTCTTTTTGAAAAGACAGGCTGAAAAGTTTTTCATAAAACATTCAGGATTTAAAAAAGTTATAGCTGTGGACAAAAATGGGCTTGAAATCCTGAAAAAAGCTGAAATAAAAAATGGGATCTATATTCCGAACGGTGTGGATATTCACCGATTTGAAAATATAACCAGAGAAAAAAACTGTGGAAAGATAAGATTCCTGTTTGTGGGAAGGTTGGAAAAACAAAAAGGGCTGGAGTACCTCTTAAAGGCGACAGAATACCTCCGCTCAAAAAACGATTTTGAGATTATTATCGCCGGTAATGGTCGAGAGGCTAAGAAACTTAAAGAGAGTGCAAAAGAGTACGGAATACAAGATATAGTAAAATTTACCGGAAAGCTCAGCGAACAGGAACTGTTTGAACATTACCTCAAATGTGACATATTCGTTTTGCCTTCATTATGGGAGGGTCTGCCTTTGACACTCCTTGAAGCCGCATCTGCAGAGTTGCCCATAATAGCTACTAAAGTTGGGGGCATACCTTCTGTTTTTTCCCATGGAAAAAATGCAATTCTGGTAAAATCAGGGGAAAGCATGGAACTAGCAAGAGAAATGCGCAGACTGATAGAAGATAAAAAACTTAGAGAAGTACTGGGTTCCAACGCCAGAAACCTTGTAGAAGAATATTCATGGGAAAATTCAGTAAAAAAACTGGATTCAGTTTATTCTCTGCGAGTAAGTTGA
- a CDS encoding glycosyltransferase produces the protein MPCPEVSIIILTRNGKATIGECLKKVYAQNYTNFEVIVIDSASTDGTPDIVNNFPVRFFSIDVKDFGHGKTRNYGAKLSKGKYLAYLTQDASPFNEHWLENLIRNFSDEEVAGVYSRNVPRSDCDPFEARYISSGWGSDREVKSMQNCRNYKKLVFFSNTSSCIRKDTWEKFPFNELLVQTEDQDWSKRVLEAGYKIVYDPGSVVVHSHNNSLKILFKKYFDAGTAHIQIFKNRNNVYLPLIPFFSVISTFLDIRFMFFNNYETINIIKWVPRAVVRHFVEATAFWLGLHFDILPQALKRKFTASGHY, from the coding sequence ATGCCCTGTCCAGAAGTCTCTATAATTATTTTGACCCGAAATGGAAAAGCAACTATTGGGGAATGCCTGAAAAAGGTATATGCTCAGAATTATACAAATTTTGAAGTTATAGTTATTGATTCGGCTTCGACTGATGGAACCCCGGATATTGTGAATAACTTTCCTGTTAGATTTTTCAGTATAGACGTGAAAGACTTTGGACATGGAAAAACCAGAAATTATGGCGCAAAGTTGTCTAAGGGGAAGTATCTGGCTTATTTAACTCAGGATGCATCGCCTTTCAATGAACACTGGCTTGAAAACTTAATTCGAAATTTTTCTGATGAAGAAGTTGCGGGTGTGTATAGCCGGAATGTTCCAAGATCAGATTGTGATCCTTTTGAAGCACGATACATTTCAAGCGGCTGGGGGTCTGATAGGGAAGTCAAAAGTATGCAGAATTGCAGGAACTATAAGAAACTCGTATTTTTCTCAAATACCAGCTCCTGCATCAGAAAGGATACATGGGAAAAGTTTCCTTTTAATGAGTTACTGGTTCAGACTGAAGATCAGGACTGGTCCAAACGGGTTCTCGAAGCCGGCTATAAAATAGTGTACGATCCGGGTTCAGTTGTTGTGCATTCGCATAATAATTCTCTGAAAATTTTATTCAAGAAATACTTTGATGCAGGTACAGCGCATATTCAGATATTCAAAAATAGAAACAACGTGTATCTGCCTCTTATACCTTTTTTTTCTGTGATTTCAACTTTTCTGGACATCAGGTTTATGTTCTTCAATAATTATGAGACAATAAATATTATTAAATGGGTTCCGAGAGCTGTAGTAAGACATTTCGTGGAAGCCACAGCTTTCTGGCTCGGTCTGCACTTTGATATCCTCCCCCAGGCTTTAAAACGAAAATTCACAGCCTCAGGGCACTATTAA
- a CDS encoding sugar phosphate nucleotidyltransferase, with translation MKGVILAGGTGSRLYPLTKVTNKHLLPVYDKPMIYYPIQTLINAGIKEIMIVSGKGHAGHFLELLGSGSELGVRLTYEIQEEAGGIAQALGLAEDFADNSPVTMILGDNIFQDNIIDSVKSFTSGAKIFLKEVSDAHRFGVAEIDGNRIISIEEKPKIPKSSLAVTGLYIYDSRVFEIIRNLKPSGRGELEITDVNNAYVRMGEMEYSILEGFWSDAGTFESLFRASELVKNLNNKN, from the coding sequence ATGAAAGGTGTAATCCTCGCAGGAGGCACAGGCTCTCGCCTCTATCCGCTTACTAAAGTAACAAACAAGCACCTGCTACCAGTATACGATAAGCCGATGATTTACTATCCCATACAGACTCTTATTAATGCAGGAATCAAAGAGATTATGATCGTTTCAGGAAAAGGTCATGCCGGACACTTTCTGGAATTGCTAGGCTCAGGTTCCGAATTAGGTGTCCGTCTAACCTATGAAATCCAGGAGGAGGCCGGAGGAATTGCTCAGGCACTTGGACTTGCGGAAGACTTTGCTGACAATAGTCCAGTGACAATGATTCTTGGAGATAATATTTTTCAGGATAATATCATTGATTCCGTAAAGTCTTTCACATCAGGAGCAAAGATATTTCTCAAAGAGGTTTCCGATGCTCACAGATTTGGAGTCGCTGAAATTGATGGAAACCGGATAATTTCTATAGAAGAAAAGCCTAAAATCCCGAAATCCAGCCTTGCAGTTACGGGCCTGTACATCTATGACTCCAGAGTCTTTGAGATAATACGCAACCTGAAACCCTCCGGAAGAGGGGAGCTTGAGATTACCGATGTCAATAACGCATATGTTAGGATGGGTGAAATGGAATACTCAATACTTGAAGGGTTCTGGAGTGACGCGGGTACTTTTGAATCTTTATTCCGGGCAAGTGAGCTTGTAAAAAACTTAAATAATAAAAACTAA
- a CDS encoding ABC transporter permease produces MYIFEYSELIRNLVISDLKVKYQSSFLGFAWSMLNPLLMMLVLYAVFQNIFKFEQEHFALYLLIGIIAWRFLSIGTMTAMGSIVGKPSLVTKIYIPREILTFSITMSAFISSILEFTVLIPLMLILGAPISITILLFPVVHALYFIIVYGLSLVLSALYVYFRDLNQIWDILLQIGFYVSPIIYPLTMVPEKYLLYYTLNPITRLIMMYRDILLFGNFPTVLDFLIVGGFGVVFLAFGSAVFKRLSLRFAEEV; encoded by the coding sequence ATGTATATTTTTGAATACAGCGAGTTAATCCGAAATCTGGTAATAAGCGACCTCAAGGTCAAATACCAGAGTTCTTTCTTAGGTTTTGCCTGGTCGATGTTGAATCCGTTATTGATGATGTTAGTATTATATGCTGTGTTTCAAAACATTTTCAAGTTCGAACAGGAACATTTCGCTCTATATCTTCTTATAGGAATCATTGCGTGGCGTTTTCTATCAATCGGGACTATGACAGCCATGGGTTCCATTGTCGGGAAACCCAGTCTTGTAACTAAGATTTATATTCCAAGAGAAATACTTACGTTCAGTATTACTATGTCAGCATTCATCAGTTCTATACTTGAATTTACAGTGCTCATACCCTTAATGCTGATACTGGGAGCTCCAATATCAATAACTATATTGCTATTTCCAGTAGTTCACGCACTGTATTTTATTATTGTGTACGGGCTCAGCCTTGTACTTTCTGCTTTATATGTTTATTTCCGAGACTTAAATCAAATATGGGATATCCTTCTTCAGATTGGGTTTTACGTGTCCCCTATCATATATCCGCTTACTATGGTACCTGAAAAATATCTCCTATATTATACCTTGAATCCTATCACTCGCTTAATAATGATGTACAGGGACATCTTATTGTTCGGTAATTTTCCTACGGTCCTTGATTTTTTAATCGTTGGCGGCTTCGGAGTAGTATTTTTAGCATTTGGGTCTGCAGTCTTCAAGAGGCTGTCCTTAAGGTTTGCGGAAGAGGTGTAA
- a CDS encoding ATP-binding cassette domain-containing protein has protein sequence MKEKNEEEYAIEVNNVSKSFRIPHEKRVTVYDNLVGCVTGKSYSYEAFEALKDVSFNVKKGETFGIIGRNGSGKSTMLKILANVLTPDNGYVITKNKIAPFLELGVGFQPELTAVENVYLYGAIMGLKRAEMDTKIDYIFEFSELEKFKDTKLKNFSSGMYARLAFSTAISTDPDILLIDEALSVGDEAFQKKCAEWIENIKNKGRTIVFVSHDLNSVKNLCSRCLLLNDGKVSCMADTETVIAAYRKIMNTSEDEIETAHVPSNDETDILHIEEPAGMIGIPEQTETAEPIEVKNCMQHIENLQAVKVNETTEISYDNLLSSNVHIGEYTYGNPQIFIWTDRYHVHIGKFCSIDDNVKILVDGDHRLDWVSTFPFGHIIPSIRKNIDHHKGKGDVIIGNDVFIGYGSIVHSGVKIGDGAVVGAGSVVTEDVDNYEVVTGNPAKHVKYRFSEESIEKLMRIKWWDWDIEKISENIELFESQDINSFISKFIKGSG, from the coding sequence ATGAAAGAAAAAAATGAAGAAGAATACGCTATCGAAGTTAATAATGTGTCAAAAAGTTTCAGGATTCCCCATGAAAAAAGAGTAACCGTATACGATAACCTTGTCGGATGTGTCACAGGCAAATCATATAGTTACGAAGCTTTTGAAGCACTTAAAGATGTTAGTTTCAATGTAAAAAAAGGGGAAACTTTTGGAATAATCGGCCGAAATGGTTCCGGGAAAAGCACAATGCTAAAGATACTTGCGAACGTTTTGACCCCGGACAATGGCTATGTAATAACGAAAAATAAAATTGCTCCTTTTTTAGAACTCGGAGTGGGTTTTCAACCAGAACTCACTGCTGTTGAGAATGTGTATCTTTACGGAGCAATCATGGGATTAAAACGTGCCGAAATGGATACGAAGATCGATTATATCTTCGAATTTTCAGAGCTGGAGAAATTTAAAGACACAAAACTGAAAAATTTTTCATCCGGAATGTACGCAAGGTTAGCTTTTTCTACAGCTATTTCTACAGATCCGGATATACTTTTAATAGATGAAGCGCTGTCAGTAGGAGATGAAGCATTTCAAAAAAAATGCGCGGAATGGATTGAAAATATCAAAAATAAAGGTAGAACAATTGTTTTTGTGTCACATGATCTCAATTCTGTAAAAAACCTGTGTAGTCGATGTTTGCTGCTAAATGATGGAAAAGTATCCTGCATGGCGGACACCGAAACGGTCATTGCAGCATACCGTAAAATTATGAACACTTCTGAGGATGAGATAGAAACTGCTCATGTTCCCTCGAATGATGAAACCGATATTTTGCACATAGAAGAACCTGCAGGGATGATAGGGATTCCAGAACAAACAGAGACCGCAGAACCAATAGAAGTGAAGAATTGTATGCAGCATATAGAAAACCTTCAAGCTGTCAAAGTAAATGAGACTACAGAAATTTCATACGACAATTTGCTGTCTTCTAATGTCCATATTGGAGAATACACATATGGGAACCCGCAAATATTCATCTGGACAGATAGATATCATGTTCATATTGGGAAATTTTGCTCGATTGATGATAATGTAAAAATATTAGTTGATGGCGATCACAGATTGGATTGGGTATCTACGTTCCCATTTGGTCATATAATCCCGTCAATTAGAAAAAATATAGATCATCATAAAGGGAAAGGGGATGTTATTATTGGCAATGATGTTTTTATTGGCTATGGCTCAATAGTACATTCCGGGGTAAAAATTGGAGATGGAGCGGTAGTAGGAGCAGGTTCAGTAGTAACAGAAGACGTCGATAATTATGAGGTAGTCACAGGAAACCCTGCCAAACATGTAAAATACAGATTCTCAGAAGAATCGATAGAGAAATTGATGAGAATAAAATGGTGGGATTGGGACATTGAAAAAATTAGTGAAAATATTGAGCTGTTCGAATCTCAGGACATAAATTCATTTATATCAAAATTTATTAAAGGTTCAGGTTGA
- a CDS encoding methyltransferase domain-containing protein has product MLEWTGERYLPFIDPGVCGAEIHYEHLHRYAFAAQFVSGKKVLDLASGEGYGSYLLAKEANFVVGVDIDENAVKHASQKYQAENLNFVKGSICETPIKGEKEFDVIISFEAIEHIEEQEAFLSEVKRLLKDDGLFIVSSPNKTLYTDETGQQNPHHVKELYFHEFENLLRKYFSNTIFFGQEVCCGSNIWELKQKGISKSLDFVIEKKNTNFDFVDEDSKDPLYYIAVASNCRTEKVEDISSYLVDKSHTLLKQGLTYIRELEEGMHKRENLISGYEGKISDYEEKTSDYEEKISHYKGKISIYEEKVSDYEEKINSLNSQISDLNKRSQELEHEIDEMKQSILYKIAMGFQTKFVERALPVNTRRRRTYDTCLLTGRTLINQGPSNLLTSQKKDQMQKKDASESSDREKIQDLRPDQTGINIDLYNNMKKSRLHELTAKYVRGKGIQVGPVYHELGITSNIDITYLNHTGQEQISQEQPEPENSVPAKPDKVIDIGCLDKYENEELNFCIVNKVTEKVKDPLEFLNCALRTLKPGGILFLIDSNNADSPETSDEKEEKTLSKEYPTEAILKQLNLQEPDLFTVLEDVEYNFEHEKKEAQEHVFIVEKGHFEKEITRLLKTSDGIINSKDIELDVIVPVYNAYEDTLKCLYSVLKNAGNFRTVLINDKSTDHRIKDLFTKLKPFESEKFVLLENPENKGFVKTVNRGMKFSEKDVILLNSDTIVTEGWTRKLKRCAYSDEKIGTVTPFTNNGTICSIPNFCENNEIPAGFTIEAFANFIEQISLKKYPEIPTAVGFCMYIKREALDKAGYFNEEAFGKGYGEENDFCMRVIRKGYKNVLCDDTFVFHKGEASFSASKAELIKKNLDTLSKMYPDYIPAVSKFINSNPLKEIHENIQLRIQTWDIQKKKIMYILHSWGGGTENHVKNLIKKFSKDYKLYVLQVISNKIILTEINNNNVLKYIFSMNSQMNRFEFHNEEYEKIISSIIDTFQINLIHVHQLIGHTFDVFNIAKIRNIPIVFSIHDFYSVCPKINLIDYNNKYCHGKNNSTDCRICFMDFGITSFSITSWRNNFTDIFEQTTLIIAPSKSTLEILSTYYPNIAGKSIVIEHGHEEELLISRDVAKKPRDMRNKPFHIAFIGGLSPGKGRKIFYDLAGSKELRDKTRWSIFGISDIHSDPACYQDLNVTIFGKYRNFLELKKMILENEVDLVIFPAKWAETFSYTLSEAWSIGVPVLVSDLGALKDRVEKNGGGWVVDISETKNVENKILEIISKPEEYIAKTNEVQQISLKDLDSMIFEYDTVYKTYLKSITPIYFSQNVFTNNDLLKNIFSENLHTPSETSNIEAEYSANLPRRLVQCYYDNGFIYTVNKTKAYVCEAFSRK; this is encoded by the coding sequence ATGCTCGAGTGGACTGGTGAGAGATATCTGCCTTTTATAGATCCAGGTGTATGTGGGGCAGAAATTCATTATGAACACTTACATCGTTATGCTTTTGCGGCTCAATTTGTAAGTGGTAAAAAAGTGCTGGATCTTGCATCCGGAGAAGGTTACGGAAGTTACTTATTAGCAAAAGAAGCAAATTTTGTCGTTGGTGTCGACATCGATGAAAATGCCGTAAAACATGCTTCACAAAAGTATCAGGCAGAAAATCTCAATTTCGTGAAAGGCTCAATTTGCGAAACCCCAATTAAAGGAGAAAAAGAGTTTGATGTAATTATTAGTTTTGAAGCAATAGAGCATATTGAGGAACAAGAAGCTTTTCTTTCCGAGGTAAAAAGACTTCTCAAAGACGATGGTTTATTTATAGTTTCCTCACCAAACAAAACCCTTTATACTGATGAAACGGGCCAGCAGAATCCACATCATGTAAAAGAATTATATTTCCACGAGTTTGAAAACTTATTAAGGAAATATTTTTCAAACACTATTTTCTTTGGACAGGAAGTATGCTGTGGTTCAAATATATGGGAACTGAAACAGAAAGGAATTTCGAAATCATTAGATTTTGTTATTGAAAAAAAGAATACAAATTTTGACTTTGTAGATGAAGATAGTAAGGACCCTCTTTACTACATTGCTGTAGCTTCAAATTGTAGAACAGAAAAAGTTGAGGACATATCAAGTTATCTTGTTGATAAGTCTCACACTCTGCTAAAACAAGGACTTACCTATATAAGAGAACTCGAAGAAGGAATGCATAAACGTGAAAACCTGATTTCAGGCTATGAGGGAAAAATTTCTGATTATGAAGAAAAAACTTCTGATTATGAAGAAAAAATTTCTCACTATAAAGGAAAAATTTCTATTTATGAAGAAAAAGTTTCCGATTACGAAGAAAAAATAAATAGCTTAAATAGCCAGATCTCAGATTTAAATAAAAGGTCTCAGGAACTCGAGCATGAAATCGATGAGATGAAGCAGAGTATATTATATAAAATTGCGATGGGTTTTCAGACAAAATTTGTTGAGCGAGCTTTACCAGTAAATACGCGTAGAAGACGAACTTATGATACATGTCTGCTAACCGGTCGTACTTTGATAAACCAGGGGCCCAGTAATTTATTAACCAGTCAAAAAAAAGACCAGATGCAAAAAAAAGATGCAAGTGAATCCTCAGACAGAGAAAAAATTCAGGACCTCAGACCTGATCAAACAGGCATTAATATTGACCTATATAATAATATGAAAAAAAGCAGACTTCATGAATTAACAGCAAAATATGTTCGCGGCAAAGGAATACAGGTAGGACCAGTATATCACGAATTAGGTATTACGAGCAATATAGACATAACATATTTAAATCATACAGGACAGGAACAAATAAGTCAGGAACAGCCTGAACCTGAAAACTCCGTACCTGCCAAACCTGATAAAGTTATTGATATAGGATGTCTGGATAAATATGAAAATGAAGAACTCAACTTTTGTATTGTTAATAAGGTTACCGAAAAGGTAAAAGATCCTCTGGAATTTTTGAACTGCGCGTTGAGAACTTTAAAACCCGGTGGAATACTCTTTTTAATAGATTCTAATAATGCAGACTCGCCAGAAACCAGTGATGAAAAAGAAGAAAAAACACTAAGCAAAGAATATCCAACTGAAGCAATCCTAAAACAACTTAATTTACAGGAGCCTGACCTATTTACAGTTCTTGAAGATGTTGAATATAATTTTGAACATGAAAAGAAAGAGGCTCAAGAGCATGTATTTATAGTTGAGAAAGGTCATTTTGAAAAAGAAATAACCAGGCTTCTTAAAACTTCAGATGGTATTATAAATTCTAAAGATATTGAACTGGATGTAATTGTTCCAGTTTATAATGCTTATGAAGATACATTAAAGTGCCTTTACAGTGTTCTGAAAAATGCTGGCAATTTCAGGACCGTTTTGATTAACGATAAAAGTACTGACCATCGGATAAAAGACCTTTTTACAAAATTAAAACCTTTCGAATCCGAAAAATTTGTTCTTCTTGAAAATCCTGAAAACAAAGGATTTGTAAAGACAGTAAATAGAGGGATGAAGTTTTCAGAAAAGGATGTTATCCTTTTAAACAGCGATACAATTGTTACCGAAGGGTGGACACGGAAGTTAAAGAGATGTGCGTATTCTGATGAAAAGATAGGGACAGTCACACCTTTTACTAATAACGGTACAATATGTTCTATCCCCAATTTCTGCGAAAACAATGAAATTCCCGCAGGATTCACAATAGAAGCATTTGCAAATTTTATCGAACAAATATCCCTTAAAAAATATCCGGAAATCCCAACTGCTGTTGGCTTTTGTATGTATATTAAAAGAGAAGCCCTAGACAAAGCAGGATACTTTAATGAGGAAGCTTTTGGGAAAGGGTACGGAGAAGAAAACGATTTTTGTATGCGAGTTATTCGTAAAGGATATAAAAATGTACTCTGCGATGACACATTTGTATTCCACAAAGGTGAAGCGTCTTTTTCGGCAAGTAAAGCAGAACTTATAAAGAAAAATCTGGATACCCTCTCAAAAATGTATCCTGACTATATACCTGCAGTTAGCAAATTTATTAACTCAAACCCTTTGAAAGAAATACACGAAAATATACAGTTAAGGATACAGACATGGGATATCCAAAAAAAAAAAATAATGTATATACTTCATTCATGGGGTGGCGGAACAGAAAATCATGTTAAAAATTTGATCAAAAAATTTAGCAAAGATTATAAGTTATATGTTTTACAGGTGATCAGTAACAAAATAATATTAACGGAGATAAATAACAATAATGTTTTAAAATATATTTTTTCAATGAATTCACAAATGAATAGATTTGAATTTCATAATGAAGAATATGAAAAAATCATTTCGAGTATTATAGATACGTTCCAGATAAACTTAATACACGTACATCAATTAATTGGTCACACTTTTGATGTATTCAATATTGCAAAAATTAGAAATATTCCTATTGTATTCTCAATTCATGATTTTTATTCTGTTTGTCCAAAAATTAATTTAATAGATTATAACAATAAATATTGTCATGGAAAGAACAATTCAACTGACTGTAGAATATGCTTTATGGATTTCGGGATAACGTCATTTTCCATTACTTCGTGGAGAAATAATTTTACGGATATTTTTGAACAAACAACTCTTATAATTGCTCCCTCAAAGTCTACACTTGAGATTCTGAGTACATATTATCCTAATATTGCAGGCAAATCGATAGTCATAGAACATGGACATGAGGAAGAATTATTAATAAGTAGAGACGTGGCCAAAAAACCGAGAGATATGCGTAATAAACCCTTTCACATTGCATTTATAGGGGGGCTAAGCCCTGGAAAAGGTAGGAAAATATTTTATGATCTGGCAGGCTCAAAAGAACTAAGAGATAAAACGAGATGGAGCATTTTTGGAATCTCAGATATACATTCCGACCCCGCATGCTACCAGGATTTAAATGTGACAATTTTTGGGAAATACAGGAACTTCCTGGAACTTAAAAAAATGATTTTAGAGAACGAAGTCGATCTGGTGATTTTTCCTGCAAAATGGGCAGAAACTTTTTCATATACCTTATCGGAAGCCTGGTCTATAGGGGTTCCAGTATTGGTTTCTGACCTGGGCGCCCTGAAAGATAGAGTGGAGAAAAATGGTGGCGGTTGGGTAGTAGATATATCAGAGACAAAAAATGTCGAAAACAAAATACTTGAAATTATATCAAAGCCTGAAGAATATATAGCAAAAACTAACGAAGTCCAGCAAATTAGTTTGAAAGACCTGGACTCAATGATATTTGAATATGATACAGTTTACAAAACCTACTTAAAATCTATAACCCCCATATACTTCTCTCAAAATGTCTTCACCAATAATGACCTCTTAAAAAATATATTCTCAGAAAATTTACATACACCCAGCGAAACCTCAAACATAGAAGCTGAATACAGTGCAAATTTACCCAGGAGACTAGTTCAATGCTATTATGATAACGGTTTTATCTATACAGTTAATAAAACCAAGGCTTATGTATGTGAAGCTTTTTCCCGTAAATAA
- a CDS encoding acyltransferase — MNDLSTQKNKRIGEVDYLRGFAVLAVIAIHTSSNSQILNLNLLLIVNLIIDVFSHFAVPLFIFISGFVLSLNYRGLFSQKTFYKKRAKSILPQYIIFSILYLLLNIIISEIHGNLEYPSIKTVIFYFLTAGSSYHLWYFSLIIQFYLFYPYIIKIYEKFVGNYETIFIFLALIAQQLWIVIKMIAINYINSSTHFSSLTYFISIYFVDRAFFSYIFYFILGIYLCRNYEYVTDKVFQNKKWIIVTIVVFTGAISALQINGIIKYGSYRSIPQSYFLVSNLLDSIYFPLIFSMLSIISLNIHTNKYKYSKYLNVFSLIGKYSFGIYLIHVLYITLIGTLIFPRLGIDPYHLIFYPVLFISVLILSYL, encoded by the coding sequence ATGAATGATTTATCTACTCAAAAAAATAAGAGAATTGGGGAAGTCGACTATTTAAGAGGATTTGCTGTGCTAGCAGTAATAGCTATCCACACCTCTTCGAACTCACAAATACTAAATCTAAATTTGTTATTAATAGTAAACTTAATAATAGACGTATTTTCACACTTTGCTGTCCCGTTATTCATATTTATATCTGGTTTTGTTCTTTCCCTCAATTATAGAGGTCTATTTTCACAAAAAACATTTTACAAAAAGAGAGCTAAATCAATACTTCCTCAATATATAATCTTTTCAATATTATATTTGTTACTTAATATAATAATTTCTGAAATACATGGTAATCTGGAATATCCTTCTATAAAGACAGTAATATTTTACTTTCTTACTGCGGGTAGTTCTTATCATTTATGGTATTTTTCTTTAATAATTCAATTTTATCTATTTTATCCTTATATTATAAAGATATATGAAAAGTTTGTGGGTAATTATGAAACAATTTTTATATTTTTAGCACTGATTGCACAACAATTATGGATAGTAATTAAAATGATTGCAATAAATTATATTAATTCAAGCACTCACTTTAGCTCATTAACTTATTTTATATCAATTTACTTTGTAGATCGTGCATTTTTTTCTTATATTTTTTATTTTATACTTGGTATCTATTTATGCCGAAATTATGAATACGTAACAGATAAAGTTTTTCAAAATAAAAAATGGATTATTGTAACAATAGTAGTCTTTACAGGAGCAATTTCTGCTTTACAGATAAATGGTATCATTAAATATGGAAGTTACCGTAGCATCCCTCAATCTTATTTTTTAGTTTCTAACCTTCTTGACTCAATATACTTTCCACTTATTTTTTCAATGCTTTCTATAATCAGTTTAAATATTCATACTAATAAATATAAATATTCAAAATATTTAAATGTTTTTTCACTGATTGGCAAATATTCTTTTGGGATTTATTTAATCCATGTTTTATATATTACACTGATCGGTACACTAATATTTCCACGGCTTGGTATCGACCCTTATCATTTAATATTTTATCCTGTTCTGTTTATATCGGTACTTATACTAAGTTATTTGTAA